One Spirosoma agri DNA segment encodes these proteins:
- a CDS encoding energy transducer TonB — protein MTQQRKNGLANDCGRILPIFMLLIEFMTACSQLSVVTKTAQPTSQTISNEPIFTVVEVPPSFPGGNAQLSSYLRTNVRYPEAARKAKVDGRVFVSFIVTKEGHLEDVTILKGYGYGLDEEALRLVQTMPTWVPGRQANRPVSVKFNLVVPFDLTSSK, from the coding sequence ATGACACAGCAGCGAAAAAACGGATTAGCCAACGACTGCGGACGAATCCTGCCGATTTTCATGCTCCTGATTGAATTTATGACGGCCTGTAGCCAACTTAGTGTGGTCACCAAAACGGCTCAGCCAACAAGTCAGACAATTTCCAACGAGCCGATTTTTACAGTCGTAGAAGTGCCGCCCAGCTTTCCTGGCGGTAATGCTCAACTAAGTAGCTATCTACGAACGAATGTACGGTACCCGGAAGCAGCTCGTAAAGCAAAGGTTGACGGTAGGGTGTTTGTCTCGTTTATTGTGACCAAAGAAGGTCATCTGGAGGACGTGACCATTCTGAAAGGTTACGGCTATGGGCTTGATGAGGAAGCTTTACGCTTGGTCCAGACCATGCCGACTTGGGTGCCAGGCCGACAAGCTAACCGGCCTGTTTCTGTTAAATTCAATCTGGTAGTTCCTTTTGACCTAACCAGCTCAAAGTAA
- the wrbA gene encoding NAD(P)H:quinone oxidoreductase: MKTLVLFYSTYGHVWKLAEAIAEGAREIAGNEVVVKRVPETLPREVLDKIGATSAQQAFDHIPVVTPAELVDYDAIIFGTPTRYGNLCGQMQTFMDSTGSLWSTGALVGKVGGAFVSTATQHGGQEETLRAFHTELLHHGFVIVGLPYAWQGQMGHTEVTGGTPYGASTVAGGQGERQPSANELEGARFQGKHTAEIARKLAAK; encoded by the coding sequence ATGAAAACGCTTGTCTTATTTTATTCTACGTACGGCCACGTCTGGAAACTGGCTGAAGCCATAGCCGAAGGAGCCCGCGAAATTGCTGGTAACGAAGTTGTCGTTAAGCGCGTCCCCGAAACACTACCCAGGGAAGTACTCGATAAAATAGGGGCAACCAGTGCTCAGCAGGCTTTCGACCACATCCCGGTTGTAACCCCCGCCGAGCTGGTTGATTATGATGCCATCATCTTTGGCACGCCAACCCGCTATGGTAACCTCTGCGGCCAGATGCAGACCTTCATGGACAGTACTGGAAGTTTGTGGTCGACAGGGGCGCTGGTAGGCAAGGTTGGTGGAGCATTCGTCAGTACTGCAACTCAGCACGGTGGTCAGGAAGAAACATTGCGGGCCTTCCACACCGAGCTGTTGCACCACGGCTTTGTCATTGTAGGGCTACCTTACGCCTGGCAGGGTCAAATGGGCCACACGGAAGTAACTGGTGGCACTCCTTACGGAGCAAGTACGGTGGCAGGTGGCCAGGGCGAACGCCAGCCAAGCGCCAACGAACTGGAAGGCGCTCGCTTTCAGGGTAAGCACACCGCCGAAATTGCCCGTAAGTTAGCCGCTAAGTAA
- a CDS encoding tyrosine-type recombinase/integrase: MEDLPLSPATNSQKVGQALNRYTVSQLIAYFATDLPASSNYPRHAKAYVLYCLKNGFSVDGFSFGRYTADLPSNRISPIRRFLLFFQQMGSPLILPDPKRVTISPAANDLILRFIRDAKNLRGDQSKETYTKALNAFFLFMDGQLQAGLPASLSGLTVSDFVEQLKVNQYSAFTINLYLSAVKQLAAWCIRKRTELTLTESQLNALRDISDIRGLAIERTFYKDSLEADERDKLLAGIESCRDGAILALLSLEGLRTVEVTRLRLGDIDFARRQLNVLGKGKHTKKAIKLFAACMTYLQAYLEETGQWPLQANQQGKLLFDELKTYQIRYVVDKYLRQHGLKREGMSAHSLRHTVGQLLLENGVSLEHVQQHLRHETIETTQFYTKKQTMKSYLKQMPD; encoded by the coding sequence ATGGAAGACCTGCCACTAAGTCCGGCCACTAATTCGCAAAAAGTTGGACAAGCCCTGAATCGCTACACGGTCAGTCAACTGATTGCTTACTTTGCCACGGATCTTCCGGCATCCAGTAACTATCCACGGCACGCTAAAGCTTATGTCTTGTATTGTTTAAAAAACGGTTTCTCCGTCGATGGTTTCAGCTTTGGTCGGTATACAGCCGATCTGCCATCCAACCGGATTTCACCCATTCGCCGGTTTCTCCTCTTTTTCCAACAGATGGGCAGCCCACTGATCCTGCCCGATCCAAAACGAGTAACGATCTCCCCGGCGGCTAACGATTTGATTCTCCGCTTTATCCGGGACGCGAAAAATCTTCGGGGTGACCAGTCGAAGGAAACGTATACCAAAGCGCTAAACGCTTTCTTCCTGTTTATGGACGGGCAGTTGCAGGCCGGATTGCCCGCTTCGCTGAGCGGTCTGACGGTGAGTGATTTCGTTGAGCAGTTAAAAGTGAACCAGTACTCGGCATTCACCATCAATCTTTACCTTTCAGCCGTTAAACAGTTGGCGGCCTGGTGTATCCGCAAACGGACGGAGTTAACGTTGACCGAATCCCAATTGAATGCCCTTCGGGATATCAGTGATATTCGGGGTCTGGCTATCGAGCGGACTTTCTACAAGGATAGCCTGGAAGCGGACGAGCGCGACAAACTTCTGGCAGGAATCGAGTCATGCCGGGACGGCGCTATTCTGGCCCTTTTGAGCCTGGAGGGACTACGAACCGTTGAAGTGACCCGGCTTCGCCTAGGTGATATCGACTTTGCCCGGCGGCAGTTGAACGTGTTGGGGAAAGGAAAACACACCAAGAAAGCCATTAAACTCTTCGCGGCCTGTATGACCTACCTACAGGCTTATCTGGAAGAAACCGGCCAATGGCCTCTTCAAGCCAATCAGCAGGGCAAGTTGCTATTTGATGAACTGAAGACATACCAGATCCGCTATGTCGTCGATAAATATTTACGACAGCATGGTTTAAAACGGGAAGGTATGTCGGCTCATAGCCTTCGTCATACGGTGGGTCAGTTGCTGTTGGAAAATGGGGTAAGTTTAGAGCACGTGCAGCAACACCTCCGCCATGAAACGATTGAAACAACTCAGTTTTATACCAAGAAACAGACAATGAAATCCTACCTGAAACAAATGCCTGATTAA
- a CDS encoding DMT family transporter produces the protein MSWIYLVFAGLLEVVWAYFMKQSAGFTRIVPSLITAVALVASFSLLTLAMRTLPLGTAYTLWTGIGAVGAFLIGIFVLGESVNATRLIAASLIVAGLVLMKLSTH, from the coding sequence ATGTCCTGGATTTATTTAGTGTTTGCGGGCCTATTAGAAGTCGTTTGGGCCTATTTTATGAAGCAGTCAGCGGGTTTTACCCGCATCGTCCCCTCCCTGATTACAGCGGTTGCCCTGGTTGCTAGCTTTAGCTTGTTGACACTTGCCATGCGCACGCTGCCGTTGGGCACGGCCTACACGCTATGGACGGGTATCGGAGCCGTTGGGGCTTTCCTGATTGGCATTTTCGTACTCGGCGAATCTGTCAACGCGACCCGCCTGATTGCGGCCTCCCTGATCGTTGCGGGGTTAGTGCTTATGAAACTTTCAACCCACTAA
- a CDS encoding TolC family protein, giving the protein MTKSIRYSCCFLLAAGLLSSCQLPKPLLHPSARPMPVSFAGRSDTLGIASQNWRTFFADPHLVQLIDTALGGNLDLRIATQRIEAARASFDYSRGFLAPQVNAVASAGVDRYGQNTLNGVGNFDTNLSDNIRGNLVIPNPTPDYFLGARSTWEIDIWGKLRNRRKAAYLRFLSSEKGRHAVITAMVAEVAHYYYQLLALDGELEIIQKNINYQQNALGLVRIQKEAGRVTELAVQQFSAQLLNTRSRQGQVRQQIVENENQLNRLLGRYPQPIARGSSLQDRELPGQVLTGIPAQMLVRRPDIQQAELDLQAFNVDVDVARAEFLPSLNLTAYLGLNAFRTATLFNPGSIAAGLLSGLSAPVLNRRFVKANYRQSVAQSRESLYRYQQTILTGFSEVTTSLRGVENYRSVAELQAQEVAVLQTAVTTSNDLFASGYASYLEVITAQRSVLEAELALISTKQAQFLAITDLYRALGGGWY; this is encoded by the coding sequence ATGACTAAGTCAATTCGTTACAGTTGTTGTTTTCTGCTGGCTGCCGGTTTGCTGAGTAGTTGTCAGTTGCCCAAACCGCTGCTCCATCCATCGGCCCGCCCGATGCCCGTTTCCTTCGCCGGTCGGTCCGATACGCTCGGCATTGCCAGTCAGAACTGGCGAACTTTTTTCGCTGATCCCCATCTGGTACAGCTCATCGATACCGCTTTGGGTGGCAATCTGGACTTACGGATCGCCACCCAGCGTATCGAGGCCGCACGGGCCTCTTTCGATTACAGCCGTGGTTTTCTGGCTCCGCAGGTAAATGCCGTGGCGTCAGCAGGGGTCGATCGCTACGGTCAGAATACACTGAATGGCGTGGGGAATTTCGATACGAATCTGTCCGATAACATTCGGGGGAACCTGGTCATCCCGAACCCTACGCCGGACTACTTCTTGGGGGCTCGCAGCACCTGGGAAATCGATATCTGGGGCAAACTTCGTAATCGGCGAAAAGCGGCTTACCTACGGTTTCTGTCGTCAGAGAAGGGCCGACATGCCGTCATTACGGCCATGGTTGCCGAAGTGGCACACTATTACTACCAGTTGCTGGCGCTGGATGGCGAACTGGAAATCATTCAGAAAAACATCAATTATCAACAGAACGCCCTTGGGCTGGTGCGTATCCAGAAAGAAGCGGGCCGGGTAACGGAGCTGGCTGTTCAGCAGTTTTCGGCCCAACTCCTCAATACCCGAAGCCGACAGGGTCAGGTTCGCCAGCAAATCGTTGAGAATGAGAATCAACTGAACCGACTGCTGGGCCGCTATCCTCAGCCGATCGCCCGGGGCAGTTCTTTACAGGATCGCGAACTGCCGGGCCAGGTCCTTACGGGTATCCCCGCCCAGATGCTGGTTCGTCGACCCGATATTCAGCAGGCTGAGCTTGACCTTCAGGCGTTTAACGTGGATGTAGACGTAGCGAGAGCCGAATTTCTGCCAAGCCTGAACCTGACGGCTTACTTGGGGCTGAACGCATTCCGCACAGCGACCCTGTTCAATCCCGGCTCAATTGCTGCGGGACTGCTGAGTGGGTTGTCGGCTCCGGTTCTGAATCGGCGTTTCGTTAAAGCCAACTATCGGCAGTCGGTGGCGCAGAGCCGGGAATCCCTGTATCGATATCAGCAAACAATTTTAACGGGCTTCAGTGAGGTGACCACCAGTTTGCGAGGGGTAGAAAATTACCGTAGCGTTGCTGAGTTACAGGCGCAGGAGGTAGCTGTTCTGCAAACGGCTGTCACGACGTCAAACGATCTGTTTGCCAGCGGCTATGCGTCCTATCTGGAAGTTATCACCGCTCAGCGCAGCGTGCTGGAAGCCGAGCTAGCCCTTATCAGTACCAAACAGGCTCAGTTCCTGGCAATCACCGATTTATACCGTGCGTTGGGGGGCGGCTGGTACTAA